A genomic window from Peromyscus maniculatus bairdii isolate BWxNUB_F1_BW_parent chromosome 1, HU_Pman_BW_mat_3.1, whole genome shotgun sequence includes:
- the Neu3 gene encoding sialidase-3 produces the protein MEEVSPCPINSTLFQQEDQKGITYRIPALLYIPPVHTFLAFAEKRSTSRDVDALYLVFRRGVMKGLSVQWGPLQPLMEATLPGHRTMNPCPVWEQNTGRVYLFFICVRDHITEHRQITLGKNAARLCFVCSQDAGCSWGEVKDLTEEVVGSELKHWATFAVGPGHGIQLQSGRLVIPAYAYHFSRWFLCFPCSVKPHSLMIYSDDLGVTWQHGKLIGPQVTGECQVAEVTGRAGNLVLYCSARTPNRFRAESFSTDCGDCFQKPTLNPQLHEPRTGCQGSVVSFRPLKMPYSQDPSGKDAPTTQKHPLLDSSLELEGGGGTPSPTWLLYSHPASKRRRINLGIYYNRNPLEVTCWSRPWILHCGPSGYSDLAVVEEQGLFACLFECGKEHECEQIAFRLFSSREVLSRED, from the exons atggaagaagtGTCACCGTGTCCCATCAACAGCACTCTGTTCCAGCAGGAAGACCAGAAAGGGATCACCTACCGGATCCCAGCCCTGCTCTATATCCCTCCCGTCCACACCTTCCTGGCCTTCGCAGAGAAGCGTTCCACAAGCAGAGACGTGGATGCTCTCTACCTGGTGTTCAGGAGAGGGGTGATGAAGGGCCTCTCTGTACAG TGGGGACCCCTGCAGCCACTGATGGAAGCCACATTACCTGGTCATCGGACCATGAACCCCTGCCCTGTGTGGGAGCAGAATACTGGCCGTGTGTACCTGTTTTTCATCTGTGTGCGGGACCACATTACTGAGCATCGGCAAATTACGTTAGGCAAGAATGCGGCTCGCCTGTGCTTCGTTTGCAGTCAGGACGCCGGGTGCTCGTGGGGTGAAGTGAAGGACTTGACTGAGGAGGTTGTTGGCTCAGAGCTGAAGCACTGGGCCACGTTTGCTGTGGGCCCAGGTCATGGTATCCAGCTGCAGTCAGGGAGGCTGGTCATCCCTGCCTACGCCTACCATTTCTCACGCTGGTTCCTCTGCTTTCCGTGTTCGGTCAAGCCCCATTCCCTGATGATCTACAGTGATGACTTAGGAGTCACGTGGCAGCATGGCAAGCTCATTGGGCCTCAGGTGACAGGCGAGTGCCAAGTGGCCGAAGTGACTGGGAGGGCAGGTAACCTGGTGCTCTACTGCAGTGCCCGGACACCAAACAGATTCCGAGCAGAATCATTTAGCACTGATTGCGGTGACTGCTTTCAGAAACCAACTCTGAACCCACAGCTCCATGAGCCCCGCACTGGCTGCCAAGGCAGTGTAGTGAGCTTCCGGCCCTTGAAGATGCCCTACTCACAAGACCCAAGTGGTAAAGATGCTCCCACTACCCAGAAGCACCCTCTGCTGGAcagttctctggagctggagggaggcGGTGGAACACCATCACCAACATGGCTCTTGTACTCACATCCAGCTAGCAAGAGGCGGAGAATCAACCTGGGCATCTACTACAACAGGAACCCCTTGGAGGTGACCTGCTGGTCCCGCCCCTGGATCTTGCACTGTGGGCCCTCTGGCTACTCTGATCTGGCTGTTGTGGAAGAACAGGGCTTATTTGCATGTTTGTTTGAGTGTGGGAAGGAACATGAGTGTGAGCAGATTGCTTTTCGTCTGTTTTCAAGCCGAGAGGTCCTGAGCCGTGAAGACTAA